From a region of the Oncorhynchus keta strain PuntledgeMale-10-30-2019 chromosome 13, Oket_V2, whole genome shotgun sequence genome:
- the LOC118392008 gene encoding N-alpha-acetyltransferase 38, NatC auxiliary subunit-like isoform X3, producing the protein MVHQLIVRQKLESLLNKNMRIRMTDGRTLVGLFLCTDRDCNVILGSAQEFLKSSDSFSQGEPRVLGLAMIPGHHVVSIEVESDTLADTQGFGGSH; encoded by the exons AGTGCGTCAGAAGCTGGAGAGCCTGCTGAACAAGAACATGAGAATCAGAATGACAGACGGACGGACGCTGGTGGGACTGTTCTTGTGCACAGATAGAGACTGCAACGTCATCCTGGGGTCCGCTCAGGAGTTCCTCAAATCCTCAG ACTCCTTCTCCCAGGGTGAGCCCAGAGTGCTGGGGTTAGCCATGATTCCCGGCCACCACGTGGTCTCCATCGAGGTGGAGTCAGACACCCTGGCCGACACACAGGGGTTCGGGGGCAGCCACTGA